Proteins from a single region of Desulfolutivibrio sulfoxidireducens:
- a CDS encoding hemolysin family protein, whose amino-acid sequence MSSLVIEAGVVVLCILLNGFFALSEMALVSSNRLRLLARKEAGSRGAARALDLLGRPEKFFPTVQVGITLVGVFTGAFGGATLAEALAGYFADVPALSGYATALSLGLVVAGLTYLSIVVGELVPKRLAFASPERLAELCAPAMFWLMAAGAPVVRLLGGSTELVLRLLGVKDMRQRQVTEEDLRGLLSEAARTGVLEQGERRMVERIMRLGDRRVGLCMTHRMKVRWLDLAASPEEILRTVMDSPFTRYPLARNDLSDMLGVVRAKEYLAELAAGRAPDLVALAHDPVYVLESTRVLTLLERFRTRPGMRFAVVVDEYGEVQGVATLNDILEAIVGDIPSPGEAEEPAAVRREDGSWLLDGLLPLDEAHDLLGLAAPAPDEAHRTLAGFVQARLHAVPAMGDAVEHAGWRLEIVDMDGRRIDRVLATPLAASKP is encoded by the coding sequence ATGAGCTCCCTGGTCATCGAAGCCGGCGTGGTCGTGCTGTGCATCCTGCTCAACGGGTTTTTCGCCCTCTCGGAGATGGCCCTGGTCTCCTCCAACCGCCTGCGCCTTCTGGCCCGCAAGGAGGCCGGGAGCCGGGGCGCGGCCCGGGCCCTGGACCTTCTGGGGCGGCCCGAGAAATTTTTTCCCACAGTGCAGGTGGGCATCACCCTGGTCGGGGTGTTCACCGGGGCCTTTGGCGGGGCCACCCTGGCCGAGGCCCTGGCCGGATATTTCGCGGACGTCCCGGCCCTGTCCGGATACGCCACGGCCCTCTCCCTGGGACTGGTGGTGGCGGGTCTGACCTATCTTTCCATCGTCGTCGGAGAGCTTGTGCCCAAGCGGCTGGCCTTCGCCAGCCCCGAACGGCTGGCCGAGTTGTGCGCCCCGGCCATGTTTTGGCTTATGGCCGCTGGCGCCCCCGTGGTGCGGCTTCTGGGCGGTTCCACGGAACTTGTGTTGCGGCTTTTGGGCGTGAAGGACATGCGGCAGCGGCAGGTCACCGAGGAGGACCTGCGCGGACTGTTGTCCGAGGCGGCCCGGACCGGGGTCCTGGAGCAGGGCGAGCGCCGCATGGTGGAACGCATCATGCGCCTGGGGGACCGGCGGGTGGGGCTGTGCATGACCCACCGCATGAAGGTGCGCTGGCTCGACCTCGCGGCCTCTCCCGAAGAGATCCTGCGCACGGTCATGGACAGTCCCTTCACGCGCTATCCCCTGGCCAGAAACGATTTGAGCGACATGCTCGGGGTGGTCCGGGCCAAGGAATACCTGGCCGAACTGGCGGCGGGACGCGCCCCGGACCTGGTCGCCTTGGCCCACGACCCGGTGTATGTCCTGGAGAGCACCCGGGTGCTGACCCTTCTTGAAAGGTTTCGAACCCGGCCGGGCATGCGTTTCGCGGTGGTGGTGGACGAGTACGGCGAGGTCCAGGGCGTGGCCACCCTCAACGACATCCTGGAGGCCATCGTGGGGGACATCCCCTCCCCAGGGGAGGCCGAGGAACCGGCGGCCGTGCGCCGGGAGGACGGCTCCTGGCTCCTGGACGGGCTTTTGCCCCTGGACGAGGCCCACGACCTGTTGGGGCTTGCCGCCCCGGCCCCTGACGAGGCCCATCGGACCCTGGCCGGATTCGTGCAGGCCCGTCTGCACGCCGTGCCGGCCATGGGGGACGCGGTGGAGCACGCCGGATGGCGCCTGGAGATCGTGGACATGGACGGCCGGCGCATCGACCGCGTCCTGGCCACGCCCCTGGCCGCCTCAAAACCCTGA
- a CDS encoding diguanylate cyclase — MKILVVDDSRSQAMLLSGILRAAGHEDVVTAHDAAEALAFLEERAATGGESGVDLILMDIVMPRMDGIEATKRLKADDRFRDIPVIMVTVRDEAASLERALEAGAIDYISKPVNRMELCARVRSVLRLKEETDRRKARERELEALTEKLEQLSNQDGLTAVSNRRRFDEVYAKEWLRARRDAMPLSLLMIDIDCFKAYNDTYGHLKGDTCLKVVAEAICMTLKRPGDFVARYGGEEFVVVLPCTDASGASAIAGEIRENVRGLRLEHATSTAAGVVTVSIGIASVVPRADIDSRELLSASDGALYQAKSNGRDRVELGEAP; from the coding sequence ATGAAGATACTTGTGGTGGACGATTCCCGTTCCCAGGCCATGCTTTTGTCCGGAATTCTGCGCGCGGCCGGACATGAGGACGTCGTGACGGCGCATGACGCCGCCGAGGCCCTCGCGTTTCTGGAGGAGCGGGCGGCGACGGGCGGCGAATCCGGCGTGGACCTGATCCTCATGGACATCGTCATGCCCCGCATGGACGGCATCGAGGCCACCAAAAGGCTCAAGGCCGACGACCGCTTCAGGGACATTCCGGTGATCATGGTCACCGTGCGCGACGAGGCTGCCAGCCTGGAGCGCGCCCTGGAGGCCGGGGCCATCGATTACATCAGCAAACCCGTCAACCGCATGGAGTTGTGCGCCCGGGTGCGTTCGGTACTGCGCCTCAAGGAGGAGACCGACCGCCGCAAGGCCAGGGAGCGCGAACTCGAGGCCCTGACCGAAAAACTGGAGCAACTCTCCAACCAGGACGGCCTGACCGCCGTCAGCAACCGCCGCCGCTTCGACGAGGTCTACGCCAAGGAGTGGCTGCGAGCCCGCCGTGACGCCATGCCCCTGTCCCTGCTCATGATCGATATCGATTGCTTCAAGGCCTACAACGACACCTACGGGCACTTAAAGGGCGACACCTGCCTCAAGGTCGTGGCCGAGGCCATCTGCATGACCCTCAAGCGGCCGGGCGACTTCGTGGCCCGCTACGGCGGGGAGGAGTTCGTGGTCGTGTTGCCCTGCACCGACGCGAGCGGGGCCTCGGCCATTGCCGGGGAGATACGGGAGAACGTGCGGGGGCTGCGCCTGGAGCACGCCACCTCCACGGCCGCCGGCGTGGTCACCGTGAGCATCGGTATCGCCAGCGTCGTGCCCCGGGCGGACATCGACTCCAGGGAACTCTTGTCGGCCTCGGATGGGGCCTTGTACCAAGCCAAGTCCAATGGCCGCGACCGCGTGGAACTGGGGGAGGCGCCGTGA
- the surE gene encoding 5'/3'-nucleotidase SurE translates to MKILLTNDDGIQAVGIRALHRALQEAGHEVSVVAPITEQSAVGHAVTLASPLRVKEFRENGFFGLGVSGTPADCVKLALTALLPAPPELVVSGINHGANVGVDILYSGTVSAATEGALAGLPALAVSVDDFSPRELSEQGAYAARFVASMSWDQVPRGSVLNLNFPRGPMAAAKPLRACPQTQATYKDWFDERTDPRGRPYYWLDGIIPGKSVIPGTDRDLLTQGHVTLTPLRFDFTDTHTLSRLPGLLGGNLSPGE, encoded by the coding sequence ATGAAGATACTTTTGACCAATGACGACGGCATCCAGGCCGTGGGCATCCGGGCCTTGCATCGGGCCTTGCAAGAGGCCGGGCACGAGGTGAGCGTGGTGGCCCCTATCACCGAACAGTCGGCCGTGGGACACGCCGTGACCCTGGCCTCCCCGCTTCGGGTCAAGGAGTTTCGCGAAAACGGCTTTTTCGGGCTCGGGGTCTCGGGCACCCCGGCGGACTGCGTGAAGCTGGCCCTGACCGCGCTTTTGCCCGCGCCGCCGGAACTTGTGGTCTCGGGCATCAACCACGGGGCCAACGTGGGCGTGGACATCCTGTATTCCGGCACGGTGTCCGCGGCCACCGAGGGCGCCCTGGCCGGACTGCCGGCCCTGGCCGTGTCCGTGGATGACTTCTCCCCGAGGGAGTTGTCCGAACAGGGGGCCTACGCCGCCCGTTTCGTCGCGTCCATGTCCTGGGACCAGGTGCCGCGCGGCAGCGTCCTGAACCTCAATTTCCCGCGCGGTCCCATGGCCGCGGCCAAACCGCTCCGGGCGTGCCCCCAGACCCAGGCCACCTACAAGGACTGGTTCGACGAGCGCACGGACCCCCGGGGCCGGCCGTACTATTGGCTCGACGGGATCATCCCGGGCAAGAGCGTGATCCCGGGAACGGACCGGGATCTGCTGACCCAGGGGCACGTCACCCTGACCCCCCTGCGCTTCGACTTCACCGACACGCACACCCTCTCCAGACTTCCTGGCCTCCTTGGCGGGAATCTTTCGCCTGGCGAATAA
- the motA gene encoding flagellar motor stator protein MotA translates to MFAIIGILIVLGAVGLGFFFEKGNFSLLFSAAPAEMLIILGGAFGAMVLGAPKEVLGQVFSGILGVFGSMKTSKAYYLDMLTVLSQLFMKIRREGLVAIEKDIEHPTESPIFSSFAKNKANVAVVRFICDTMRIFSTVNIEQHEFDNIMEADIEAAAHEAMTAAHTMGKTADGLPGLGIVAAVLGVVITMGKINEPPEVLGHSIGAALVGTMLGVLGCYGFLGPIAQNMEMRAKELESSLVVVKAALGAFVGGNPPPVALEAGRRAIPTLKRPTFEELEEAIKISKGK, encoded by the coding sequence ATGTTCGCGATCATAGGCATTCTTATTGTCCTTGGCGCTGTCGGCCTGGGCTTTTTTTTCGAGAAGGGCAATTTCTCGCTGCTTTTTTCGGCCGCCCCGGCCGAAATGCTGATCATCCTCGGCGGCGCCTTCGGCGCCATGGTCCTGGGCGCACCCAAGGAGGTCCTGGGACAGGTGTTCTCGGGAATCCTGGGCGTCTTCGGATCCATGAAGACCAGCAAGGCCTACTATCTGGACATGCTCACCGTCCTCTCCCAGTTGTTCATGAAGATCCGTCGCGAAGGTCTGGTGGCCATTGAAAAAGATATCGAACACCCCACCGAAAGCCCCATCTTCAGTTCCTTCGCCAAGAACAAGGCCAACGTGGCCGTGGTGCGGTTCATCTGCGACACCATGCGCATCTTTTCCACCGTGAACATCGAACAGCACGAGTTCGACAACATCATGGAGGCCGACATCGAGGCCGCGGCCCATGAGGCCATGACCGCCGCCCACACCATGGGCAAGACCGCCGATGGCCTGCCCGGCCTTGGCATCGTGGCCGCGGTGCTTGGCGTGGTCATCACCATGGGCAAGATCAACGAGCCGCCCGAGGTCCTGGGACACTCCATCGGCGCGGCCCTGGTGGGCACCATGCTCGGCGTGCTGGGCTGTTATGGTTTTCTGGGACCCATTGCCCAGAACATGGAAATGCGGGCCAAGGAGCTGGAATCCTCCCTTGTGGTGGTCAAGGCGGCGCTCGGGGCCTTTGTGGGTGGCAACCCGCCGCCCGTGGCCCTGGAGGCCGGACGCCGGGCCATTCCCACCCTCAAGCGTCCCACCTTCGAGGAACTGGAAGAGGCCATCAAGATTTCCAAGGGCAAATAG